Proteins from a genomic interval of Gossypium hirsutum isolate 1008001.06 chromosome A09, Gossypium_hirsutum_v2.1, whole genome shotgun sequence:
- the LOC107888685 gene encoding monodehydroascorbate reductase 4, peroxisomal: protein MERGFEYVIVGGGVAAGYAALEFTKRGVSHAQLCIISEEPVAPYERPTLSKKFLHPESPARLPSFHTCVGANEELLTPTWYEEHGIELVLGTRVESVDVGQKTLLTASGETMRYETLIIATGAKALKLEEFGVKGSEAENVCYLRDLADADRLVNVMQSCTGGNAVVIGGGYIAMECAASLVTNKINVTMVFPEAHCMPRLFTPKIASYYEDYYQSKGVKFIRGTILSSFEFDSNGKVTAVNLRDGSQILADMVVVGIGIRPNTSLFEGQLTMEKGGIKVNGKLQTSNDSVYAVGDVAVFPVDLCGRIRRLEHVDSARKTAKHVAAVIMEPEKTGEFKYLPLFYSKAFSFSWRFYGDNAGEVVHFGDYLGTKFGAYWINNGHLVGSFLEGGTEDEFEAIANATQLKPAVDDLAEVGRQGLNFAMTGNKQIKSHTPSIEAGTSSPVVETPIYPWHATAGVAVAASVAAFAYWYGRRRRRW from the exons ATGGAGAGAGGATTCGAATATGTAATAGTAGGAGGAGGTGTAGCAGCTGGATATGCAGCTCTTGAATTTACTAAAAGAGGGGTTTCTCATGCTCAGCTCTGCATTATATCTGAAGAACCA GTTGCCCCATATGAGAGACCTACTCTAAGTAAAAAATTTCTACATCCTGAAT CTCCGGCACGCCTTCCATCATTTCACACTTGTGTTGGTGCTAATGAGGAATTGTTAACTCCGACATGGTACGAGGAACATG GTATCGAATTAGTCCTTGGAACTCGAGTTGAATCTGTTGATGTCGGACAGAAAACGCTATTGACAGCTTCCGGCGAGACTATGCGTTATGAAACCCTCATCATTGCCACAGGGGCTAAG GCTTTAAAGCTCGAAGAATTCGGAGTGAAAGGATCGGAAGCGGAAAATGTATGTTATTTACGAGATTTAGCCGATGCGGACCGACTCGTTAACGTGATGCAATCTTGTACCGGCGGAAATGCTGTGGTCATCGGCGGAGGGTACATTGCGATGGAGTGTGCTGCATCATTGGTCACCAATAAAATAAACGTAACCATGGTTTTCCCCGAAGCTCATTGCA TGCCTCGTTTGTTTACGCCGAAGATTGCAAGCTATTATGAGGATTATTATCAATCTAAAGGAGTTAAGTTCATTAGAGGAACAATTTTATcatcatttgaatttgattccAATGGGAAG GTTACAGCTGTTAATCTACGAGATGGGAGTCAAATACTTGCGGACATGGTTGTTGTAGGGATCGGAATACGTCCGAACACGAGCTTGTTCGAAGGACAACTGACGATGGAGAAAGGTGGGATCAAAGTGAATGGGAAGTTGCAAACAAGCAATGACTCGGTTTACGCGGTTGGTGATGTCGCGGTGTTTCCTGTCGATCTTTGCGGTAGAATTCGCAGGCTCGAGCATGTTGATTCGGCTCGAAAAACCGCTAAACATGTCGCTGCTGTGATCATGGAACCGGAAAAAACAGGCGAGTTCAAGTACCTACCGTTGTTCTACTCAAAAGCCTTCTCGTTTTCTTGGCGGTTTTACGGAGACAATGCAGGGGAAGTGGTCCATTTTGGAGATTACTTGGGGACTAAATTTGGGGCATATTGGATAAACAATGGTCATCTTGTTGGATCTTTCCTTGAAGGAGGGACCGAGGACGAGTTCGAAGCAATAGCTAATGCCACTCAGCTTAAACCAGCAGTCGATGATCTGGCCGAGGTGGGACGACAAGGCTTGAATTTCGCTATGACAGGGAATAAGCAAATAAAATCTCATACACCGTCAATCGAAGCCGGAACTTCTAGCCCTGTTGTGGAAACGCCGATCTACCCTTGGCACGCAACCGCGGGTGTTGCTGTGGCAGCATCAGTAGCTGCATTTGCATATTGGTATGGAAGGAGACGTAGAAGGTGGTGA
- the LOC107888686 gene encoding uncharacterized protein, with protein sequence MVENSSSPRVPRKGRRVVGPMRKNKEAIDEAGDLIECSGKFCRSCTAGVIADCVALCCCPCALLNLLTLALVKVPWKMGKRCLGFGKKKRNRVEMERKVRSRVDDDRNNSRGKMRVEEEEMWGFSRVFGEKENFYDDDEEVEMGNFSARFEAEKVWLELYQVGHLGFGRVSFTGI encoded by the coding sequence ATGGTGGAGAATTCATCATCACCTCGAGTTCCACGTAAAGGAAGAAGGGTAGTAGGGCCCATGAGGAAGAACAAGGAGGCCATTGATGAAGCAGGGGATTTGATCGAGTGTTCAGGCAAGTTTTGCCGATCATGCACCGCCGGTGTCATAGCCGACTGCGTGGCACTTTGTTGTTGCCCTTGTGCTTTGCTCAATCTCTTGACGCTTGCATTGGTTAAGGTCCCATGGAAGATGGGGAAGAGGTGCTTGGGGTTCGGGAAAAAGAAGAGGAACAGGGTGGAAATGGAGAGAAAAGTACGCAGCCGAGTCGATGATGATCGTAACAATTCGAGGGGGAAAATGAGGGTAGAAGAAGAGGAAATGTGGGGATTCTCGAGGGTGTTTGGAGAGAAAGAAAATTTCTATGATGATGACGAGGAAGTAGAAATGGGAAATTTCAGTGCGAGATTTGAAGCTGAGAAAGTTTGGTTAGAGTTATATCAGGTTGGGCATTTGGGATTTGGTAGGGTTTCTTTCACTGGCATTTGA